The following are from one region of the Geoalkalibacter subterraneus genome:
- a CDS encoding NADH-quinone oxidoreductase subunit K, with translation MNTGPGFVIAGFLLFLLGVHGVFVREHLLRKILAANIMGSGVFMVFLALGHGGTSSAPDPVPQAMVLTGIVVAVAFSAVAVVLAVRIQQTHGRPYLPRGGEEEK, from the coding sequence ATGAATACGGGACCCGGTTTCGTCATTGCCGGATTTCTGCTTTTTCTTCTGGGGGTTCACGGGGTTTTCGTGCGTGAGCATCTGCTGCGCAAGATTCTTGCCGCCAATATCATGGGAAGCGGCGTTTTCATGGTCTTTCTCGCCCTGGGGCACGGCGGCACGTCCTCTGCACCCGATCCCGTGCCGCAGGCGATGGTCCTGACCGGGATCGTGGTGGCAGTGGCGTTCTCCGCGGTGGCGGTGGTGCTGGCCGTTAGAATCCAGCAGACTCATGGGCGGCCCTATCTCCCGCGCGGCGGGGAGGAAGAAAAGTGA
- the mnhG gene encoding monovalent cation/H(+) antiporter subunit G: MFESALATLFFAAALYFFLAGTLGMLRFPDVFCRLHALTKADNLGLGFTVLGLMILSDSWQSAARLLLTWLLVMLSGATVAHLVSRKALRDGITPWRKP; the protein is encoded by the coding sequence ATGTTTGAATCTGCCCTGGCGACCCTGTTTTTTGCAGCCGCACTCTATTTTTTCCTGGCCGGAACCCTGGGGATGCTGCGTTTCCCTGATGTCTTCTGCCGCCTGCATGCCCTGACCAAGGCCGACAACCTCGGCCTGGGATTCACCGTTCTGGGGCTTATGATCCTCAGCGACAGCTGGCAGTCTGCGGCGCGGCTGCTGCTGACCTGGCTGCTGGTGATGCTCTCCGGCGCAACGGTTGCGCACCTGGTGTCGCGCAAGGCCCTTCGCGACGGCATCACCCCCTGGAGGAAGCCGTGA
- a CDS encoding complex I subunit 5 family protein, translating into MSGVLHHPWALWMIFLPLAAAVAAFLLPRRAGMIGMGTALAMPLLAALAAFHLYAVGPLQLTAGDWPLPLGIALRLDGLAAMMLVTCAVVGLVVSVYAQGYFPSRSPGRNRTAHFWPLWLFLWGAASALFLSADLFNLYVTLEMVTLASVALAALEGRPAALSAAMRYLLVGMAGSLFYLLGVALLYAAYGTVDLSLLGEAMTANAQSRAAMALMVGGLLFKSALFPMHFWLPPAHSQAPAPVSALLSALVVKTSYVIILRLWFEVFPGVASPLAGHLLGVLGATAILWGSLMALRQERLKLLVAYSTVAQIGYLFLVFPLASSGTAASVWAGAIFFILAHACGKAAMFLVAGAIHHTVGHDRINHLAGAGGPLGVLVVIFALASVTIIGLPPSGGFFAKWLLLDAAIVTGQWGYVVVMAFGTLLAAAYVVRVLAWAFLDVERTHHATLPWVMKWPPLALSVVSLLLGLGAYVPVLLSLLQAPVAGAVLIGAGP; encoded by the coding sequence GTGAGCGGCGTGCTGCATCACCCCTGGGCATTGTGGATGATTTTCCTGCCGCTGGCCGCTGCGGTTGCTGCGTTTCTGCTGCCGCGCCGCGCCGGCATGATCGGGATGGGCACGGCCCTGGCGATGCCGCTGCTGGCGGCGCTGGCTGCCTTCCATCTGTATGCGGTCGGCCCCCTGCAATTGACGGCCGGTGACTGGCCGCTGCCCCTGGGCATTGCATTGCGTCTCGACGGACTGGCGGCCATGATGCTGGTGACCTGTGCCGTGGTCGGCCTGGTGGTGAGCGTTTATGCTCAGGGGTATTTCCCTTCCCGGAGCCCCGGGCGGAACCGGACCGCGCATTTCTGGCCGCTGTGGCTTTTTTTGTGGGGCGCGGCGAGCGCCCTGTTCCTTTCTGCGGACCTGTTCAATCTCTATGTGACGCTGGAGATGGTGACGCTGGCCTCTGTCGCCCTGGCCGCACTGGAGGGGCGGCCAGCGGCACTGAGCGCTGCCATGCGTTACCTGCTGGTCGGCATGGCGGGGTCACTGTTTTATCTGCTCGGGGTGGCGCTGCTCTATGCGGCCTATGGGACGGTGGACCTGAGTCTGCTTGGCGAAGCCATGACCGCTAACGCTCAAAGCCGCGCCGCGATGGCCCTGATGGTGGGCGGCCTGTTGTTCAAGTCGGCGCTTTTCCCGATGCACTTCTGGCTGCCGCCGGCTCACTCCCAGGCGCCTGCCCCGGTGAGCGCGCTGCTATCGGCGCTGGTGGTCAAAACCTCCTATGTCATCATCCTGCGGTTATGGTTCGAGGTCTTTCCGGGAGTGGCATCACCTTTGGCGGGACATCTGCTCGGTGTCCTGGGGGCAACGGCGATTTTGTGGGGATCGCTGATGGCGCTGCGACAGGAGCGCTTGAAACTGCTGGTAGCCTATTCCACCGTAGCCCAGATCGGCTATCTCTTTCTGGTCTTCCCTCTGGCGAGCAGCGGCACGGCGGCCAGCGTCTGGGCCGGCGCCATCTTTTTCATACTGGCTCATGCCTGCGGCAAGGCCGCCATGTTCCTGGTGGCCGGGGCGATTCATCATACGGTGGGGCATGACCGAATCAACCACCTGGCCGGTGCCGGCGGTCCGCTGGGCGTGCTGGTGGTGATCTTTGCGCTGGCCTCGGTCACCATTATAGGACTGCCGCCCAGCGGCGGTTTTTTTGCCAAGTGGCTGCTGCTTGATGCGGCTATCGTGACCGGGCAGTGGGGATATGTCGTGGTCATGGCTTTTGGGACTCTGCTGGCGGCGGCCTATGTAGTGCGCGTTCTGGCCTGGGCTTTTCTTGATGTCGAGCGCACGCACCACGCAACCCTCCCCTGGGTGATGAAGTGGCCGCCGTTGGCGCTTTCGGTGGTTTCTCTGCTGCTGGGACTTGGTGCTTATGTGCCCGTGCTGCTCTCGTTGCTGCAGGCTCCCGTCGCCGGTGCCGTCCTCATAGGAGCGGGGCCATGA
- a CDS encoding complex I subunit 5 family protein, with the protein MTTETALYQVLLVLTPLAPLVLCTLLWWEGARDRLISLVPWAALPGLLLALLPDGGSRIGLDWLLLGGQLGLDGMGRVFLLLTALLWMSAGLHLRQLLSDDSHARRFAIFFLLAMGGNLGVALSLDMLGFYLFFALMSFSSYALVVHDGRDFSRRAGRVYLILVLVGEVLLFTALVMLARHTPFLLLSEASSALAGSEQRNLILAILIPALGIKIGMVPLHFWLPLAHPAAPVPASAVLSGAMIKAGLLGLARLLPLGQVSLPGWSGGLIIVGLVMAYYGVIVGLPQREAKTVLAYSSISQMGYGVIALGLGLAQPAVWPQLAPVLAFYALHHGLAKGALFLGVSMAPVSGMSVWLRRVAVVGLLWPALTLSGAPFTSGAQAKAALKPFLKEMPAYGPFSLSALLSFAAVGTALIMVRFLFLMYRKPSDRPSPGAAMWGGWLLLLAASMVCAVGWFPDPWLHAALQSVSIAPVSALWPLLLAVLVAVAAMRRLPPSVKEVFSPPPGDVGALVEKFILRAYDSCRKLCGRIGAGKCWESLRLPRGRWWYRLAVYEVLHETELSLRRFSMAGAVFLFILLLFLL; encoded by the coding sequence ATGACGACAGAGACTGCTTTGTATCAGGTACTGTTGGTGCTGACCCCTCTGGCTCCCCTTGTATTGTGTACTCTGCTCTGGTGGGAAGGAGCCAGGGACCGGCTGATTTCTCTTGTGCCCTGGGCAGCGCTGCCCGGCCTGTTGCTGGCCCTGCTGCCGGATGGGGGAAGCCGCATCGGCCTGGATTGGCTGCTGCTTGGCGGACAGCTCGGCCTTGACGGGATGGGGCGCGTTTTTCTGCTGCTGACCGCCCTGCTGTGGATGTCCGCCGGCCTGCACCTGCGCCAGCTGCTCTCCGACGACTCCCATGCGCGGCGTTTCGCCATCTTCTTTCTGCTCGCCATGGGCGGCAACCTGGGGGTGGCGCTTTCCCTGGATATGCTGGGCTTTTATCTTTTTTTCGCCCTGATGAGTTTTTCCTCCTACGCCCTGGTGGTGCATGACGGGCGCGATTTCTCCCGCCGCGCCGGGCGGGTTTACCTGATTCTCGTGCTGGTGGGGGAGGTTCTGCTGTTCACCGCCCTGGTAATGCTGGCCCGTCACACCCCTTTTCTGCTGTTGAGCGAGGCCTCCAGTGCGCTCGCCGGCAGCGAGCAGCGAAACCTGATTCTGGCTATTCTGATTCCGGCTTTGGGGATCAAGATCGGCATGGTGCCGCTGCATTTCTGGCTGCCGCTGGCGCACCCGGCCGCCCCGGTGCCGGCCAGTGCGGTTCTGAGCGGCGCCATGATCAAGGCGGGCCTGCTGGGACTGGCGCGCCTGCTGCCGCTGGGGCAGGTGTCTTTGCCGGGATGGTCGGGAGGACTCATTATTGTCGGGCTGGTGATGGCCTATTACGGTGTCATTGTCGGCCTGCCGCAGCGTGAAGCCAAGACGGTACTGGCCTATTCCAGCATCAGCCAGATGGGCTATGGCGTCATTGCCCTCGGGCTGGGCTTGGCGCAGCCCGCCGTCTGGCCGCAGCTGGCCCCGGTGCTGGCTTTTTATGCACTTCACCATGGCCTGGCCAAGGGGGCGCTTTTTCTCGGTGTCTCCATGGCGCCCGTTTCAGGCATGTCCGTCTGGCTGCGCAGGGTGGCGGTGGTGGGGCTGCTGTGGCCGGCGCTGACGCTGAGCGGGGCGCCCTTTACCAGCGGCGCCCAGGCCAAGGCCGCACTCAAGCCTTTTTTGAAGGAGATGCCTGCCTATGGGCCATTTTCCCTTTCGGCCCTTTTATCCTTTGCGGCTGTGGGCACTGCCCTGATCATGGTGCGTTTTCTGTTTCTGATGTATCGCAAACCCTCTGATCGTCCTTCGCCCGGTGCGGCCATGTGGGGCGGCTGGTTGCTGCTGCTGGCGGCGAGCATGGTCTGCGCCGTCGGCTGGTTTCCCGATCCCTGGCTGCACGCCGCGCTGCAGTCCGTTTCCATCGCGCCGGTCTCCGCCCTGTGGCCGCTGCTGCTTGCCGTGCTCGTTGCTGTTGCAGCCATGCGCCGGCTGCCGCCGTCTGTGAAAGAGGTTTTTTCTCCACCGCCAGGGGATGTGGGCGCTCTTGTCGAAAAGTTTATTTTGCGGGCGTATGACTCCTGTCGCAAGCTCTGCGGTCGGATTGGCGCTGGAAAATGCTGGGAATCGCTCCGCCTGCCGCGCGGCAGGTGGTGGTACCGGCTGGCGGTATACGAGGTGCTGCACGAGACCGAACTGTCTCTGCGCCGATTTTCCATGGCGGGCGCAGTCTTTTTGTTTATACTTCTCCTCTTTCTTCTTTGA
- a CDS encoding hydrogenase subunit MbhD domain-containing protein: MTLVGALFDLVLLLTLLWLAWQVLASPDLFKAVVLFISFGLLLALAWVRLDAPDVALAEAAIGAGITGALFLAALGRFGHDEPGGRRGRKSLGRHLAAPVLVATFLLMLGTIMLRFLPRLPNAGGLKSEVMAHLPMSGVTHPVTAVLLGFRAYDTLLELGVLLLAVVAIRSIDLGPPPEDNIPVSPAQKGLSRILLPLMVLVSIYLLWRGGHAPGGAFQAGALLGAGLVLYVLSGGALIAGPGGLYLRILMACGFAFFLTVAVAALLVAGIPFVYPPAGGKNLILLIEALAGVSIALTLALAVFGGRLEEDEGAGGGS; the protein is encoded by the coding sequence GTGACGCTGGTGGGTGCGCTCTTTGATCTGGTCCTGCTGCTGACCCTTTTATGGCTTGCCTGGCAGGTGCTGGCTTCGCCCGACCTGTTCAAAGCGGTGGTTCTGTTTATTTCATTCGGTTTGCTGCTGGCGCTGGCCTGGGTGCGGCTCGATGCGCCCGATGTGGCCCTGGCCGAGGCGGCAATCGGTGCCGGAATCACCGGCGCCCTGTTCCTCGCTGCGTTAGGGCGTTTCGGGCATGATGAGCCCGGCGGCCGGCGGGGTCGGAAGAGCCTCGGGCGACATCTTGCGGCCCCGGTCCTGGTGGCGACCTTTCTGCTGATGCTTGGAACCATCATGCTGCGCTTTTTGCCCCGCCTGCCGAACGCCGGCGGTTTAAAGTCGGAGGTCATGGCCCATCTGCCCATGAGCGGGGTGACTCACCCGGTGACCGCGGTCCTGCTCGGTTTTCGAGCCTATGACACTCTGCTCGAACTCGGTGTTCTGCTGCTGGCGGTGGTGGCGATCCGGTCGATTGACCTGGGCCCCCCGCCGGAAGATAACATCCCGGTCTCTCCCGCACAGAAGGGATTGAGCCGGATTCTGCTTCCGCTGATGGTATTGGTTTCAATCTACCTGTTATGGCGTGGCGGGCATGCCCCGGGCGGTGCTTTCCAGGCGGGCGCTCTGTTGGGAGCGGGGCTGGTTCTGTATGTATTGAGCGGTGGCGCCCTGATCGCCGGGCCGGGCGGCCTCTACCTGCGCATCCTCATGGCCTGCGGGTTCGCTTTTTTTCTCACGGTGGCTGTCGCAGCCCTCCTGGTTGCGGGGATTCCATTTGTCTATCCGCCTGCAGGAGGCAAGAACCTGATCCTGCTGATCGAAGCGCTGGCCGGCGTTTCCATTGCGCTCACTCTGGCGCTGGCGGTGTTCGGCGGGCGCCTGGAAGAGGATGAGGGTGCGGGAGGCGGCTCATGA
- a CDS encoding complex I subunit 5 family protein: MNDSLLLLAILCSSLVPGLIIFALPERSHRLRTTLNMAGALLKLSLVALLFILVYRGRFPELRIALLPGMELALHADSLSLLFLGLSAFLWFLTTVYAIGYLEGSPHRSRFFGFFSLCVSATTGIALAGDLVTFLIFYEMLTLSTFPLVVHRGTPEALSAGRIYLAYTLSGGVVLLVATVWLRTLVGPLDFTVSGILPAADPALYGEFKIIFFLLIAGLGVKAALVPFHSWLPTAMVAPAPVSALLHAVAVVKAGAFGIMRVVYGVYGIEFCASLEVLGPLAFVAAFTILYGSLRALAQEDLKRRLAFSTVSQVAYITLGLALHGPLATIGGLVHLVHQGLMKITLFFGAGNLAETLGIHKIRDMAGVGRRMPWTMGAFTVCALGMIGLPPTVGFVTKWYLSLGALTINQPWVVVLLITSTLLNAAYFLPILRTVWFDKPQRPWPESPPDHGGKETRWALLLPPLVTAALVLLFGLLAAAPFSPLQWVRLIAAREYAP, encoded by the coding sequence ATGAACGATTCACTGCTGTTGTTGGCCATTCTGTGCAGCTCTCTGGTGCCGGGACTGATCATTTTCGCCCTGCCGGAGCGAAGTCATCGCCTGCGCACCACCCTCAACATGGCGGGGGCGCTGCTGAAGCTGAGCCTGGTGGCGCTGCTGTTCATTCTGGTTTACCGGGGCCGCTTCCCCGAGCTGCGCATTGCTCTGCTGCCGGGAATGGAGCTGGCGCTGCATGCCGACTCGCTGTCGCTGCTTTTTCTCGGCCTGTCGGCCTTTCTGTGGTTTCTGACCACCGTGTATGCCATCGGCTACCTGGAAGGCTCTCCCCATCGAAGCCGCTTTTTCGGGTTCTTCAGCCTGTGTGTCAGCGCCACCACCGGCATCGCCCTTGCCGGGGACCTGGTCACTTTTCTCATTTTTTACGAGATGCTGACCCTGTCTACCTTTCCGCTGGTGGTGCATCGCGGCACTCCCGAAGCCCTGAGCGCCGGACGCATTTACCTGGCCTATACCCTGAGCGGAGGCGTGGTGCTGCTGGTGGCCACGGTCTGGCTACGAACCCTTGTGGGCCCCCTGGACTTCACCGTGTCTGGAATCCTGCCTGCTGCAGATCCTGCGCTCTATGGGGAGTTCAAAATCATCTTTTTTCTGCTGATCGCCGGGTTGGGCGTCAAGGCGGCGCTGGTCCCTTTCCATTCCTGGCTGCCCACCGCCATGGTCGCGCCCGCCCCGGTCAGCGCGCTGCTGCACGCGGTCGCGGTGGTCAAGGCGGGGGCTTTCGGCATCATGCGCGTGGTTTACGGCGTGTACGGCATCGAGTTTTGCGCCTCCCTCGAGGTGTTGGGACCGCTGGCATTCGTGGCGGCCTTTACCATCCTCTACGGTTCGCTCCGCGCCCTGGCGCAGGAGGACCTCAAGCGGCGGCTCGCCTTTTCCACGGTCAGCCAGGTTGCCTATATCACTCTCGGTCTGGCACTGCATGGCCCGCTGGCCACCATCGGCGGCCTGGTTCACCTGGTGCACCAGGGATTGATGAAGATCACCCTGTTTTTTGGAGCCGGAAATCTGGCTGAAACCCTCGGCATCCACAAGATCAGGGATATGGCGGGGGTGGGCCGTCGCATGCCCTGGACCATGGGCGCGTTTACCGTTTGCGCCCTGGGCATGATCGGCCTGCCGCCCACGGTGGGTTTTGTCACCAAATGGTACCTCTCGCTGGGGGCTCTGACCATCAATCAACCCTGGGTGGTGGTGTTGCTGATCACCAGCACTCTTCTCAATGCCGCTTATTTCCTGCCGATTCTGCGCACGGTCTGGTTCGATAAACCGCAGCGCCCGTGGCCGGAGAGCCCGCCTGATCACGGCGGGAAGGAAACGCGCTGGGCGCTTCTGCTGCCGCCCCTGGTGACGGCCGCGCTGGTGCTGCTGTTCGGCCTGCTGGCCGCTGCGCCTTTCAGCCCGCTGCAATGGGTCCGGTTGATTGCGGCACGGGAGTATGCGCCATGA